In Natranaerovirga hydrolytica, a single window of DNA contains:
- a CDS encoding ABC transporter ATP-binding protein: protein MVIKNITKKFDEETIIQNLNVTINDNEITCILGPSGCGKSTLLNIIAGIIEPDDGSIDDKKEKIGYVFQEDRLLPWKTVYENIQLVNKKASKEKINDLIELVGLKGDQHKYPSALSGGMRQRCAIARAFNFESQLLLMDEPFKSLDYDLRIHMVKNLIDIWKKWNNSIVFVTHEIDEAILLGNKIIVLNKNPCTIEKNIQIEKNQHLRSLSDEELIQVRTEIIQCLTTDNKKI from the coding sequence ATGGTTATTAAAAATATTACTAAAAAGTTTGATGAAGAGACCATCATTCAAAATCTTAATGTAACCATCAACGATAATGAAATAACTTGTATCTTGGGACCTTCCGGATGTGGAAAATCCACATTGCTCAATATAATAGCAGGCATTATAGAACCAGATGATGGTTCTATAGATGATAAAAAAGAAAAGATTGGCTATGTTTTTCAAGAAGACCGGTTATTACCGTGGAAAACAGTTTATGAAAACATCCAGTTGGTGAATAAAAAAGCCTCAAAAGAAAAAATAAATGATTTAATTGAATTGGTTGGATTAAAAGGTGATCAACACAAATATCCAAGTGCATTAAGTGGTGGTATGCGACAAAGGTGTGCCATTGCCAGAGCATTTAATTTTGAATCACAATTACTATTAATGGATGAACCGTTTAAATCCTTGGATTATGATTTGAGAATTCATATGGTGAAGAATCTAATAGATATATGGAAAAAATGGAATAATTCAATTGTTTTTGTCACCCATGAAATAGATGAAGCCATTTTATTAGGTAATAAAATTATCGTATTAAATAAAAACCCATGTACCATAGAAAAAAATATCCAAATAGAAAAAAATCAACATCTAAGAAGCTTAAGTGATGAAGAATTAATTCAGGTAAGAACTGAAATTATTCAGTGTTTAACAACGGACAATAAAAAAATATAA
- a CDS encoding ABC transporter substrate-binding protein has product MRKIISLIMVITMVVTVFTGCTTNESQKEDRTKETIQDNHEVSLEDDKEEESVETITIKVAAPAGAPTLSMIKMFKEEPDFGENIEVIYETVKSPDLMASRVVSQEVDIAVVPTNLAASLYNREVNYKIAASTVWGILYVVGNEPLNEIEGLKGETIYTMGRGLTPDIILRYVLSNNGIDPDTDVNLNYMGEASELASTFIAGNSDITLIPEPALSNIMINKEDTKIVLDLQEEWSKINDSDTAYPQASLIIKNEIIEDYPEFIEAFLNEYNNSILWLEDNVEIAGEYSQALETGLSKDAVINGLSRSNIEYKSMQESKEALETYLNILFEYSPEVIGGKLPDENFYFEQ; this is encoded by the coding sequence ATGAGAAAAATAATCAGTTTAATAATGGTCATTACAATGGTGGTTACAGTATTTACTGGTTGTACTACCAATGAAAGTCAAAAAGAAGATCGTACTAAGGAAACCATACAAGACAACCACGAAGTATCATTAGAAGATGATAAGGAAGAAGAAAGTGTTGAGACGATAACCATTAAGGTAGCGGCACCAGCAGGTGCACCAACATTAAGTATGATTAAAATGTTTAAAGAAGAACCTGACTTTGGAGAGAATATAGAGGTAATTTATGAGACAGTAAAATCACCAGATCTAATGGCTTCTAGAGTTGTTTCACAAGAAGTAGATATTGCTGTGGTACCGACTAATTTAGCAGCATCGTTATACAATAGAGAGGTTAACTATAAAATAGCAGCCTCTACGGTTTGGGGCATATTGTACGTGGTTGGAAATGAACCCCTCAATGAAATAGAAGGTTTAAAAGGGGAAACCATTTATACGATGGGGAGAGGCCTTACGCCAGATATTATACTAAGATATGTTTTGTCTAATAATGGTATTGATCCGGATACAGATGTGAATTTAAATTATATGGGAGAAGCATCAGAGTTAGCGTCAACATTTATTGCAGGCAATAGTGACATTACGTTGATACCAGAACCAGCTCTATCCAATATTATGATTAATAAAGAAGATACAAAGATTGTGTTAGATTTACAAGAAGAATGGAGTAAAATAAATGATAGTGATACAGCTTATCCTCAAGCCTCTTTAATCATTAAAAATGAGATTATAGAAGATTATCCTGAGTTTATTGAAGCTTTTTTAAATGAATACAACAACAGTATTCTTTGGTTAGAAGACAATGTAGAGATAGCAGGTGAATACAGTCAAGCCTTAGAGACTGGTTTATCAAAAGATGCCGTTATTAATGGATTAAGTCGTTCTAACATTGAGTATAAGAGTATGCAAGAAAGTAAAGAAGCTTTAGAAACCTATTTAAATATTTTGTTTGAGTATTCTCCTGAGGTTATAGGAGGGAAACTGCCAGATGAAAACTTCTATTTTGAACAATAA
- a CDS encoding ABC transporter permease, translated as MKTSILNNKKIKEGFYTLIAVIGLIIIWKIISLIVDKEILIPSPESTYQEMIRIITAPNFLLSVWNTLRRAIIGFVIAMTLGITLGMVGGFSNIVYYLFRPFVLMNKAVPTMAIILLALIWLESEKAPILVGFVVIFPILYENTVQGIRNVDKKLLEMMKIYKISRFNQLRDLYLPSIKSYIKGAMSVAIALNLKIIVAAEVLSQPRLSIGTSFQIERVNLNTAGVFAWAFITVILAGGLEQSLKLIRKDI; from the coding sequence ATGAAAACTTCTATTTTGAACAATAAAAAAATAAAAGAAGGCTTTTATACTCTGATAGCAGTCATTGGTTTAATTATAATATGGAAAATCATTTCTTTAATAGTGGATAAAGAAATATTAATTCCATCACCAGAATCAACCTATCAAGAGATGATACGCATCATAACAGCGCCTAATTTTTTGTTATCGGTATGGAACACTTTAAGAAGAGCCATCATAGGATTTGTTATAGCTATGACTTTGGGCATAACTTTAGGCATGGTAGGTGGTTTTTCTAATATTGTTTATTATTTGTTCAGACCATTTGTCTTGATGAACAAAGCAGTACCTACTATGGCGATTATATTGTTAGCATTGATTTGGTTAGAATCAGAAAAAGCGCCTATATTAGTTGGGTTTGTCGTTATCTTTCCAATCCTGTATGAAAACACAGTGCAAGGCATTCGGAACGTAGACAAAAAATTGTTAGAGATGATGAAAATATATAAAATTAGTAGATTTAATCAATTAAGAGATTTATATTTACCTTCTATAAAAAGCTATATTAAAGGCGCAATGTCTGTTGCCATAGCATTAAATTTAAAAATAATTGTTGCAGCAGAGGTACTCAGTCAACCAAGGTTATCCATAGGAACCAGTTTTCAAATAGAGAGGGTTAATCTAAATACTGCTGGTGTATTTGCTTGGGCTTTTATAACGGTTATATTAGCAGGTGGGTTAGAGCAGAGTTTGAAATTAATTAGAAAAGACATCTAA
- a CDS encoding GntR family transcriptional regulator — protein MNSSMFNKSNATSSIGENIYHYLRKGIIELKLKPGDSLSAKNIAEQLEVSRSPVRDSIIKLGKEGLVDIVAQSGTTVSKIDLDRVAEEQFIRFSLEEKVMMLFIEKSSSREISKLEELMEMQKANLEKKEYNTFLNYDDEFHSVFFETANKQMSWELIVSMSGHYRRLRLITLWDLEIAEDVMKQHYDLLKFIKEKNIDMARKTVQEHTMRIFAQKDFMVKKYPTFFKEKNDEIDLFNNFKR, from the coding sequence ATGAATTCAAGTATGTTTAATAAATCAAATGCAACCTCTAGTATTGGAGAAAATATTTACCACTATTTGAGAAAAGGGATCATAGAATTAAAATTAAAACCAGGTGACTCACTCAGTGCTAAAAATATAGCAGAACAATTAGAAGTCAGTCGTTCCCCAGTGCGTGACAGTATCATTAAGTTAGGAAAAGAAGGTTTAGTGGACATTGTTGCCCAAAGTGGTACCACAGTATCTAAAATTGACTTAGATAGAGTTGCAGAAGAGCAATTCATTCGATTTAGTCTTGAAGAAAAAGTTATGATGCTATTTATTGAAAAAAGTTCATCTAGGGAAATAAGCAAATTAGAAGAGTTAATGGAAATGCAAAAAGCAAACTTAGAAAAAAAAGAATATAATACATTTTTAAACTATGATGATGAATTTCATTCTGTTTTTTTTGAAACAGCAAATAAACAAATGTCTTGGGAGTTAATTGTAAGTATGTCAGGACATTATAGAAGACTAAGATTGATTACATTATGGGATTTAGAAATAGCTGAAGATGTAATGAAACAGCATTATGATTTGCTTAAGTTTATTAAAGAGAAAAATATTGATATGGCACGTAAAACAGTTCAAGAACACACGATGCGCATTTTTGCTCAAAAAGATTTTATGGTTAAAAAGTACCCTACATTTTTTAAGGAAAAAAATGATGAGATTGATTTATTTAATAATTTTAAAAGGTGA
- the uxuA gene encoding mannonate dehydratase, translated as MKMTWRWYGEGNDSITLDHIRQIPGVEGIVWSLHDKVAGEEWEFEKIKEVTDLIKSKGFNADIVESVNIHDDIKLGLPSRDRYIEIYIDTIKKLSEVGVKVICYNFMPVFDWTRTDLYKELPDGSNALYYEKNAIVDDPKVMAERILEGGKNFTMPGWEPERIAKLDELFKSYEGMTEEALFENLKYFLEKVIPVCEQYDVKMAIHPDDPPWPIFGLPRIIRSRDHIKKFIELVDSPYSGLTLCTGSLGPNLLNDIPAIIREFHDRIHFAHIRNIKVYENGDFIEVSHRGKDGSVDVYEVIKAYHDNGFDGYMRPDHGRHLWGEEKECRPGYGLYDRALGVMYILGVWDSLDKQKGGN; from the coding sequence ATGAAGATGACATGGAGATGGTATGGTGAAGGGAATGATTCAATTACCTTGGATCATATTCGTCAAATACCAGGTGTAGAAGGCATTGTTTGGTCTTTGCATGATAAAGTAGCAGGAGAAGAATGGGAATTTGAAAAAATTAAAGAAGTAACGGACTTGATAAAAAGTAAAGGTTTTAATGCAGATATTGTAGAAAGTGTTAATATCCATGATGACATAAAATTAGGATTGCCTAGCAGGGATAGATATATAGAGATTTATATAGACACTATAAAAAAACTGTCTGAAGTTGGAGTAAAAGTTATTTGTTATAATTTTATGCCGGTTTTTGACTGGACAAGAACAGATTTATATAAAGAATTGCCAGATGGATCAAATGCGTTATATTATGAGAAAAACGCTATTGTAGATGACCCTAAAGTAATGGCTGAAAGAATTTTAGAAGGTGGAAAAAACTTTACTATGCCGGGATGGGAGCCAGAGCGTATTGCAAAGTTAGATGAATTGTTTAAATCATATGAAGGAATGACAGAAGAAGCATTATTTGAAAATCTAAAGTACTTCTTAGAAAAAGTCATTCCAGTCTGTGAACAATACGATGTAAAGATGGCGATTCACCCAGATGATCCACCTTGGCCAATTTTTGGGTTGCCGAGAATTATACGCAGTAGAGATCATATTAAAAAGTTTATAGAATTAGTAGATAGTCCTTATAGTGGTTTAACATTATGCACAGGGTCTTTAGGGCCTAACTTATTAAATGATATTCCGGCCATTATTAGAGAATTCCATGATCGAATACATTTTGCACATATTAGAAATATCAAAGTATATGAAAATGGTGATTTTATAGAAGTGTCACATCGTGGAAAAGATGGTAGTGTAGATGTCTATGAAGTCATTAAAGCCTATCATGACAATGGGTTTGATGGTTATATGAGACCTGATCATGGTAGACATCTATGGGGTGAAGAGAAAGAGTGTCGTCCTGGGTATGGTCTATATGATAGAGCATTAGGTGTAATGTATATCTTAGGTGTATGGGACAGTTTAGATAAACAAAAGGGAGGTAATTAA
- a CDS encoding mannitol dehydrogenase family protein: protein MKLNRKSIEDYSIDWEKNNIQLPEFDYETVKYNTKKNPTWIHFGAGNIFRGFVANAYQELLNSKKVDTGIIAAESFDFEIIEKIYKKYEDLTLLVKMNASGDFDKSIIGSIVESITTDNNSPLDHNRLIEVFENPSLEMASFTITEKGYALTDAAGEYLGIIKKDIEEGIEKPVHTMSIIASLAYRRYLKGEYPMTFVSMDNCSHNGDKLKTSVITIAKEWAKKGFVEDGFIQYLEDESKITFPYSMIDKITPRPSETVKKHLESLSIEDMDIVITSKNSYMAPFVNAEVSEYLVIEDKFTNGRPPLEEVGIIFTDRQTVNQVETMKVTTCLNPLHTALAVSGCLLGHTLIADEMKDGILKKFVETIGYTEGLKVVVDPEIINPKDFLNEVVSERFANPFIPDTPQRIATDTSQKVGIRFGETIKAYEKREDLKASDLVAIPLAIATWCRYLLGVDDEGNTFELSSDPLLATLKESLTGIAFGDETVDLSSILANKSIFGLDLYDVGLGQKIEEMFIHMIKGKGAVRATLEKYL from the coding sequence TTGAAATTAAATAGAAAAAGTATTGAAGATTATTCAATAGACTGGGAAAAAAACAACATCCAATTACCTGAATTTGATTATGAGACAGTAAAATACAATACCAAAAAGAACCCAACTTGGATTCATTTTGGTGCCGGTAATATTTTTAGAGGTTTTGTAGCAAATGCATACCAAGAATTGTTAAACAGCAAAAAAGTAGATACAGGTATTATAGCTGCAGAGTCATTTGATTTTGAAATCATTGAAAAAATTTATAAAAAATATGAGGACTTGACTTTATTAGTTAAAATGAATGCAAGTGGCGATTTTGATAAAAGTATTATAGGTAGTATTGTAGAAAGCATTACCACGGACAATAACAGTCCATTAGACCATAATAGATTAATTGAAGTATTTGAAAATCCAAGCTTAGAAATGGCCAGTTTTACCATTACTGAAAAGGGATACGCCTTAACAGATGCAGCAGGTGAATATTTAGGTATTATAAAAAAGGATATAGAAGAAGGTATTGAAAAACCAGTTCATACAATGAGTATAATAGCTTCATTGGCATATCGCAGATATTTAAAAGGTGAATATCCAATGACATTTGTGAGTATGGACAATTGTTCTCATAATGGTGATAAGTTAAAAACGTCAGTAATAACCATTGCAAAAGAATGGGCGAAAAAAGGTTTTGTAGAAGATGGATTTATCCAGTATTTGGAAGATGAGTCTAAAATAACATTTCCATATTCAATGATTGATAAAATTACGCCTAGACCATCAGAAACAGTTAAAAAACATCTTGAATCCTTAAGTATAGAAGATATGGATATTGTAATAACGTCTAAAAACTCTTATATGGCACCATTTGTTAATGCAGAAGTTAGTGAATATCTTGTTATAGAAGATAAATTTACAAACGGTAGACCCCCATTAGAAGAAGTAGGCATTATATTTACAGATAGACAAACAGTTAATCAAGTAGAAACAATGAAAGTAACCACGTGTTTAAATCCTCTGCATACAGCGTTAGCTGTATCTGGTTGTTTGCTTGGACATACATTGATTGCAGATGAAATGAAAGATGGTATTTTAAAGAAATTTGTTGAAACCATTGGGTATACTGAAGGGTTAAAAGTGGTTGTAGATCCTGAAATTATTAACCCGAAAGATTTTTTAAATGAAGTTGTTAGTGAAAGGTTTGCCAATCCATTTATACCTGATACGCCACAAAGGATAGCAACAGATACTTCTCAAAAAGTAGGTATAAGATTTGGTGAAACCATTAAAGCTTATGAAAAAAGAGAAGATCTTAAGGCATCAGATTTAGTAGCTATTCCCCTTGCCATAGCAACATGGTGTAGATATTTACTAGGTGTAGATGATGAAGGTAATACATTTGAATTAAGTTCTGACCCATTATTGGCAACATTAAAAGAATCTCTAACGGGCATTGCTTTTGGAGACGAAACAGTAGACTTATCGAGTATATTAGCTAATAAAAGTATTTTTGGGTTGGATTTATATGATGTTGGTTTAGGTCAAAAAATAGAAGAAATGTTTATTCATATGATAAAAGGTAAAGGAGCAGTACGCGCAACATTAGAGAAGTATCTGTAA
- a CDS encoding TRAP transporter substrate-binding protein, with protein MKKNLLKLTTVLVLVLLTVSLLSGCNTSSPKTPDDSNGGSEVQDDTVYEFRFGHAADQNNTWHKAAMKFAEEVEEKSEGRINIRVYPNEQLGGEIDNITAIQAGTADMVLSGESLQNFADIVGIMSTPYLIQDSDHLQAVINGEPGQRIEQAIEEGAGLKVLTYFERGPRMLTSNKPINDINDLDGLRLRIPNVPLFVEVWNEWGARPTPMDFSELFTGLQQNTVEAQENPLALTRSGGFYEVQNYVNNTAHVRGWIYMLIGEDQWNELPEDLQQVMIDAAQVAQDYEHQLFLEDEEAVYNFVVEEQGLEFIETDVTEMIQVAEEYYENNFSEEYLEMYNMIRDLR; from the coding sequence GTGAAAAAGAATTTATTAAAATTAACGACAGTATTGGTGCTTGTATTATTAACAGTTTCACTATTAAGTGGGTGCAATACAAGTTCACCAAAAACTCCAGATGATTCAAATGGAGGTAGTGAAGTACAGGATGACACAGTTTATGAGTTTCGCTTTGGACATGCCGCAGACCAGAATAATACTTGGCACAAAGCAGCAATGAAATTTGCAGAAGAGGTAGAAGAAAAATCAGAAGGACGTATTAACATTAGAGTTTATCCTAATGAGCAACTGGGTGGAGAGATTGACAATATTACAGCAATTCAAGCTGGAACAGCAGATATGGTATTATCTGGTGAATCTCTACAAAACTTTGCTGACATTGTAGGCATTATGTCAACACCATATTTAATTCAAGATTCAGATCATCTTCAAGCTGTTATTAACGGAGAACCAGGACAAAGAATTGAACAAGCCATTGAAGAAGGTGCCGGCTTAAAAGTGTTGACGTATTTTGAAAGAGGTCCTAGAATGTTAACGTCTAATAAACCAATTAATGATATTAATGACTTAGATGGTTTAAGACTGAGAATACCAAACGTTCCATTGTTTGTTGAAGTTTGGAACGAATGGGGAGCACGACCAACGCCTATGGACTTCTCAGAGTTATTTACAGGTTTACAACAAAATACAGTTGAAGCTCAAGAAAACCCATTAGCATTAACAAGAAGTGGTGGATTCTACGAAGTACAAAATTATGTTAACAACACAGCTCATGTTCGTGGATGGATTTATATGTTAATTGGTGAAGATCAATGGAATGAATTACCAGAAGATCTTCAACAAGTAATGATTGATGCAGCACAAGTAGCTCAAGATTATGAACACCAATTATTCCTTGAAGATGAAGAAGCAGTTTATAATTTTGTAGTAGAAGAACAAGGTTTAGAATTTATTGAAACCGATGTTACGGAAATGATTCAAGTTGCAGAAGAATATTACGAGAATAACTTTTCAGAAGAATATTTGGAAATGTACAATATGATAAGAGACTTAAGATAA
- a CDS encoding TRAP transporter small permease has protein sequence MKFKNLLIKCLDLLTFISFVILISIVLIQILGRTPLLPRAFHWTEELTRMIFIFLVSITSITAVLNNEFVSVDLITSRFTGQTKIIIDMVTHFVLGAFLLYLTPAANKFMMLGARQLSPGLRISRQYVYGFMLLCILGMGLAQVYMGIKKIIELKTNRKETE, from the coding sequence ATGAAATTTAAAAACTTATTAATAAAATGTTTAGATTTGTTAACGTTTATATCCTTTGTTATATTAATAAGTATTGTTCTTATTCAGATTTTAGGTAGGACGCCTTTGTTACCAAGAGCATTTCACTGGACAGAAGAACTTACTCGTATGATTTTTATTTTCTTAGTATCCATTACATCTATTACAGCAGTACTAAATAATGAATTTGTTTCTGTAGATTTAATTACAAGTAGATTCACAGGGCAAACTAAAATCATAATAGATATGGTGACACATTTTGTATTAGGGGCATTTCTTTTATACTTAACACCAGCAGCCAATAAATTTATGATGTTAGGTGCAAGGCAGCTTTCACCAGGATTAAGAATTAGTAGACAATATGTATATGGTTTTATGTTGCTATGTATTCTGGGTATGGGATTAGCTCAAGTTTATATGGGAATAAAAAAAATAATCGAGCTAAAAACGAACAGAAAGGAGACTGAATAA
- a CDS encoding TRAP transporter large permease, with translation MDVLVIILFVSFLILLMIGIPVAYSLGIASFIYLTLAGIDLFSIPQKMYEGMDSFVLLCIPGFVLAGNLMNFGGLTEKIVDFGNHVFGHIRGGLGYANVGSSMVFSGISGTAIADTASIGGILIPAMKKSGYDTEYSCAITAASSTIGPIIPPSVPMIIAGTLTGISVGRLFIAGVIPGVLIGLSQFFVNWYMSKKRGYPKGEKKSLKAILKSFLDAFWAILMTGVILFGILGGIFTPTEAAIVAVIYAMVVGLFIYKELKVKMLPKLFVQSARSSASILLLVGFANVFAWILTREQIPQMVANGILSLTTNQILIILLINLLLIFVGMFMETISAIVILFPVLLAVTRTIGMPDIQFAVMAVLNLIIGLVTPPIGVCLFVSAKIGDISLARISRAIVPFLVANIIVLLLVSYIEPITMWLPSILN, from the coding sequence ATGGATGTTCTAGTAATAATACTTTTTGTATCTTTTCTTATATTACTTATGATTGGAATACCCGTTGCTTATTCATTAGGAATAGCATCATTTATATACTTAACCTTAGCAGGTATAGATTTATTCTCCATTCCACAAAAAATGTATGAAGGTATGGATTCCTTTGTATTATTATGTATTCCAGGGTTTGTGCTTGCGGGTAATCTTATGAATTTTGGAGGGTTAACCGAAAAAATTGTTGATTTCGGTAACCATGTTTTTGGACATATAAGAGGTGGCTTAGGATATGCTAACGTTGGATCATCTATGGTTTTTTCAGGCATATCAGGTACAGCCATTGCTGATACGGCATCAATCGGTGGGATTTTAATACCAGCTATGAAAAAATCAGGATATGATACAGAGTATTCTTGTGCTATAACAGCGGCTTCTTCAACGATTGGACCCATTATTCCACCAAGTGTTCCAATGATTATTGCAGGAACATTAACAGGGATTTCAGTAGGAAGATTATTTATTGCAGGTGTTATACCCGGTGTACTAATTGGGTTATCACAGTTTTTTGTTAATTGGTATATGTCAAAGAAAAGGGGTTACCCAAAAGGAGAGAAGAAGTCTCTAAAAGCCATACTTAAATCCTTTTTAGATGCTTTCTGGGCAATATTAATGACGGGTGTTATTTTGTTTGGTATTTTAGGTGGAATCTTTACCCCTACAGAAGCAGCAATTGTAGCAGTTATATATGCCATGGTTGTAGGATTATTCATTTACAAAGAACTAAAAGTAAAAATGTTACCTAAATTATTTGTTCAATCCGCTAGATCATCTGCAAGTATTTTATTGCTTGTTGGTTTTGCCAATGTGTTTGCTTGGATACTTACTAGAGAACAAATACCCCAAATGGTAGCCAATGGCATCTTGTCGTTAACAACAAATCAAATTCTAATTATTTTATTGATTAACTTATTGCTAATATTTGTAGGCATGTTTATGGAAACCATATCAGCCATTGTTATTTTATTTCCGGTGCTGTTAGCAGTAACGAGAACAATAGGAATGCCAGATATTCAATTTGCAGTTATGGCAGTGTTAAACTTAATTATAGGATTGGTAACGCCTCCAATTGGTGTATGTTTATTTGTTTCTGCTAAGATTGGAGATATTAGTTTGGCACGTATATCTAGAGCTATTGTACCGTTTTTAGTAGCTAATATAATTGTTCTTTTATTGGTATCTTATATTGAACCGATTACAATGTGGTTACCAAGTATATTAAATTAA
- a CDS encoding zinc-binding alcohol dehydrogenase family protein, with protein MKAVITNKPHELEIIEMEKPIIEEKTDVLIKVKAAGICGSDVHIYHGTNAVATYPRVLGHEIVGEVEEVGENVTKVKKGDRVIIDQVINCGECYACKKGRGNVCKDLKVRGVHVHGGYREYITAKEEMCYILPEQLSYEDSIMIEPSTISVQCLSRAEATKEDTILILGAGALGTSILKVAKNIGAKIIVADVFDSKLEDAKKLGADYTVNITEEDAIAKIRALSDGYGPTVSIDAACTKETLPLLLEVTGNAGRVITMGFSEDTSPVTQLKITAKELDVRGSRLQNKKFQEVIDLVKENKLDLKGSVSHTFHFLELQKALDLIDKKDPLVKKIVLTF; from the coding sequence ATGAAAGCAGTAATAACGAATAAACCCCATGAGTTAGAAATTATTGAGATGGAAAAGCCAATAATTGAAGAAAAAACAGACGTACTTATAAAGGTGAAAGCTGCAGGCATATGTGGTTCAGATGTACATATATATCATGGAACCAATGCTGTAGCAACGTATCCTAGAGTATTAGGTCATGAAATTGTTGGAGAGGTAGAAGAAGTAGGAGAAAATGTTACTAAGGTAAAAAAAGGTGACAGAGTTATTATTGATCAAGTTATAAATTGTGGAGAATGTTATGCTTGTAAAAAAGGCAGAGGAAATGTTTGCAAAGATTTAAAGGTAAGAGGTGTACATGTTCATGGCGGGTATAGAGAATATATCACAGCGAAAGAAGAAATGTGCTATATTCTTCCAGAACAATTATCTTATGAAGATTCAATAATGATAGAGCCCTCTACTATTTCAGTTCAATGTTTATCAAGAGCAGAAGCAACAAAAGAAGATACAATATTAATTCTAGGAGCAGGAGCACTTGGAACAAGCATTTTAAAAGTCGCAAAAAATATTGGTGCAAAAATAATTGTAGCAGATGTGTTTGACTCGAAATTAGAGGATGCCAAAAAACTAGGTGCAGACTATACGGTTAATATTACTGAAGAGGATGCCATTGCTAAAATTAGAGCGTTATCAGATGGATATGGTCCTACCGTATCGATTGATGCTGCTTGTACTAAAGAAACTTTGCCACTGTTACTTGAAGTAACAGGTAATGCAGGTAGAGTTATTACTATGGGGTTCTCAGAAGATACATCTCCAGTAACTCAACTTAAAATTACGGCAAAAGAATTAGATGTTAGGGGTTCAAGACTACAGAATAAAAAATTTCAGGAAGTTATTGATTTAGTAAAAGAGAATAAATTAGATTTAAAAGGTAGTGTTTCACATACATTTCATTTTTTAGAATTACAAAAAGCTTTAGATTTAATAGACAAAAAAGATCCTTTAGTTAAAAAAATAGTCCTTACTTTTTAA